One window from the genome of Marinobacter sp. LV10R510-11A encodes:
- a CDS encoding TIGR04211 family SH3 domain-containing protein codes for MTLFRLAISALFILSSIAAAQAKTVWVDDQLYLPVRSGAGSQYRIIENAVPSGTAMEVIETSDTGYTRVRTAKGNDGWVSSQYLSDSPIAADQLKTVSRQLEQAKTELSSLREQLKDVSSERDNLSDVESSLSTRSDELQQELMRIKNIASNSINLERRNGELLGENQTLRNDLEVLTAENERLEASKESDVMLVGGALVLGGVLLALLIPMLKPTRKTDNWA; via the coding sequence GTGACGCTTTTTCGCCTTGCCATCAGTGCGCTCTTTATATTGTCTTCCATCGCCGCAGCTCAGGCGAAAACCGTCTGGGTTGACGATCAACTCTATCTTCCTGTCCGCTCAGGCGCAGGTTCTCAATACAGGATCATCGAGAATGCGGTTCCCAGCGGCACGGCCATGGAAGTTATTGAAACGTCAGATACTGGCTACACTCGTGTACGCACCGCAAAAGGCAATGACGGGTGGGTTTCCAGCCAATACCTCAGCGACTCGCCCATTGCGGCAGACCAACTCAAAACGGTAAGCCGACAGCTTGAGCAGGCAAAAACTGAGCTATCCTCTCTAAGAGAGCAACTAAAAGATGTCTCCAGCGAACGGGATAATCTGAGCGATGTGGAGTCGTCACTATCAACCCGCTCCGATGAGTTGCAGCAAGAACTCATGCGCATCAAGAACATTGCCTCGAACTCAATCAATCTAGAGCGCCGGAATGGTGAACTACTAGGAGAGAATCAGACGCTACGCAACGACTTGGAAGTATTAACCGCCGAGAATGAGCGGTTGGAAGCCAGCAAGGAATCGGATGTCATGCTGGTAGGTGGTGCCCTCGTACTTGGGGGCGTGCTACTGGCACTGTTGATTCCGATGCTCAAACCCACAAGAAAAACCGATAACTGGGCATGA
- a CDS encoding YciI family protein translates to MYYAIISEDVDNSLPLRQTARAAHLERLQKLKAEGRLLVAGPHPAIDTPDPGNAGFSGSLVVAEFDSLVAAQTWADSDPYMDAGVYRKVTVKPFKVVLP, encoded by the coding sequence ATGTATTACGCCATTATCAGTGAAGATGTCGATAACAGCCTACCCTTGCGTCAAACCGCAAGGGCCGCTCATTTAGAGCGATTACAGAAGCTGAAAGCGGAAGGCAGGCTTTTGGTGGCAGGGCCACACCCTGCGATAGACACGCCAGATCCCGGGAATGCCGGCTTTTCTGGCAGCCTTGTGGTGGCAGAGTTTGATTCCTTGGTCGCAGCTCAAACCTGGGCAGACAGCGACCCCTATATGGACGCCGGTGTTTACCGTAAAGTAACCGTTAAGCCGTTTAAGGTGGTTTTACCCTGA
- a CDS encoding PHP domain-containing protein, with protein MTIPQDPVLCIDLHCHSTASDGALTPTELLVRAAEKKVTHLALTDHDTVKGLAEAQIAAEANGVVLIPGIELSCLWRSRTIHIVGLDFDIDDSGFRAVLEQQHRNRWARAAMIDDRLSKLAIPDLLERATTEAGGDVPGRPHFARVMVEVGIVKNAAQAFKRYLGAGKVGDVKAFWPELEEVVQWINSAGGLAVLAHPRKYQLTATKLRDLTADFRRAGGRSIEVSTSGQSSGDLGFLTELCAREKLLASQGSDFHFPGAPWCELGRIMKMPDGLEPVWHHFKQGPGADAPV; from the coding sequence GTGACTATACCGCAAGATCCTGTTTTGTGCATTGATCTGCACTGTCATAGCACCGCGTCAGACGGGGCTCTCACGCCCACGGAGCTGTTGGTTCGTGCAGCAGAGAAAAAGGTCACGCATCTAGCCCTCACGGATCACGATACCGTTAAGGGCCTAGCGGAAGCGCAAATCGCTGCAGAAGCCAACGGCGTCGTGCTGATTCCTGGCATTGAGCTTTCCTGTTTGTGGCGAAGCCGCACCATACATATTGTGGGTCTGGATTTTGATATCGACGACAGTGGCTTTCGTGCTGTGCTGGAGCAGCAGCATCGTAACCGCTGGGCTAGAGCCGCCATGATCGACGATCGCCTGAGCAAGCTTGCCATTCCAGACCTGCTTGAGCGTGCGACCACTGAGGCCGGTGGAGATGTTCCTGGGCGGCCGCACTTTGCGCGGGTGATGGTTGAGGTAGGTATCGTGAAGAATGCCGCACAGGCGTTCAAGCGTTATCTGGGTGCCGGGAAGGTGGGCGATGTAAAAGCGTTTTGGCCGGAGCTTGAGGAAGTGGTGCAGTGGATTAATTCGGCGGGCGGGCTGGCTGTGCTGGCTCATCCCAGAAAATATCAGCTTACGGCAACAAAACTTCGGGATCTGACCGCTGATTTTCGTCGGGCTGGCGGCCGTTCCATTGAGGTGTCCACATCTGGGCAGTCCAGCGGAGATCTGGGGTTTCTCACCGAGTTATGTGCACGGGAGAAATTGTTGGCATCCCAGGGCAGTGATTTTCACTTTCCCGGCGCACCCTGGTGTGAGCTTGGCCGGATAATGAAAATGCCAGACGGGCTGGAGCCGGTCTGGCATCATTTCAAGCAAGGTCCTGGAGCCGACGCGCCGGTTTAA
- a CDS encoding YecA family protein has product MLSNSDIEALEDILFAEPWGDEALDFFGFHGAVCACVVGPTTLSVEAVFRLVTSTEETPSDGIPDIFRQCVTRLAGDMTRALDMGEDLELPEPEDGDPMNALENWCAGFVDTFMENEDEWLDAVSEEHTADLMVPMLTLSGLFDDEDFQNVRNSEKLSRQMADAIPDSLTDLYLLFHAPA; this is encoded by the coding sequence ATGCTGTCCAATTCCGACATTGAAGCGCTGGAAGACATACTGTTCGCCGAACCTTGGGGTGATGAGGCCCTAGACTTTTTCGGCTTCCATGGCGCTGTCTGCGCCTGCGTTGTCGGACCGACCACACTGAGTGTGGAGGCTGTCTTCCGCCTTGTTACAAGTACCGAGGAGACACCCAGCGATGGTATTCCAGACATCTTCCGCCAGTGCGTCACGCGCCTGGCGGGTGACATGACTCGAGCCCTCGATATGGGCGAAGACTTGGAACTACCGGAACCTGAAGACGGTGACCCGATGAACGCACTGGAAAACTGGTGCGCGGGCTTTGTCGACACGTTCATGGAGAATGAAGACGAGTGGTTGGATGCGGTCAGCGAGGAACATACAGCAGACCTGATGGTCCCCATGCTGACATTGTCGGGATTGTTCGACGATGAAGACTTCCAGAACGTTCGCAACAGCGAAAAACTGTCACGTCAGATGGCGGATGCCATCCCCGACTCCCTGACAGACCTGTACCTGCTGTTTCACGCACCGGCTTAA
- the rne gene encoding ribonuclease E, giving the protein MKRMLINATHPEELRVALVDGQRLFDLDIESSSREQKKANIYKGRITRVEPSLEAAFVDFGADRHGFLPLKEISRDYFKKSPGQIEGKVNIKEVVSEGQEVIVQVDKEERGNKGAALTTFVSLAGRYLVLMPNNPRAGGISRRIEGEERAQLKEAMNSVQVPKPMGIIVRTAGIGRTTEELQWDLDYLVQFWEAITQAAGERKAPFLIHQESNVIIRAVRDYLRQDIGEVLIDSESVYEDVLNFVRAVMPTFENKIKLYKDEIPLFSRYQIEGQIETAFQREVKLPSGGSIVIDPTEALVSIDINSSRATKGHDIEETAFQTNLEAAEEIARQLRLRDMGGLIVIDFIDMTPARHQREVEQKMREALEIDRARVQVGKISRFGLLEMSRQRLRPSLGETRSEVCPRCEGQGTIRGIESLALSIMRLIYEESSKEKTDEVRAIVPVSVATFLLNEKRKQLADIEANQEVNIVVVPVPHMETPHFEILRMRDDETTPEHISSNQVAQEYSEREEEVLEVPAAEKPVREQAAVKAVRTSAPTPTPKVAEAPEAADHDDGLMRRIGRKIAVFFSGEEDQQTETRDNAKATASREDQRNQVRQDRRKSRVAQDGQSSGNTNNRNGNERRPSNSPQNRNDDSRSRGRNRNDDQNRPNQNRQAASKASDNKASESKGPESKVADNRGGDGRRDARKDGQTRGQGRNRPQRDAKSNGDQKDTTQAPQEAPKAATTDKQSADKQSTDKQSTDKQSTDDSRRKPRRPRNRDGSSSETPASTPAARKSARNEKHQKDTQPEASSDNTDVKATSAATNKSADQATTKAPAAQPSEQKQPEQTVAPEAKAAQKPDAAPEVKKPSSASKDKEALAPKENEAFADKQPTADKAEATSEPKPQEQKAPQAQKPEAPVAEAAETPVAKPKAAAPEAIAEADEADKKPSATDSEKPSESPVASSTEEENEAAPVKKQRSAPVRSRSKAPAADKPAEKAPADKPEAAQDNAAPEAADWPADEPSVPVAPGRAYNDPREVRKRQRAAEEAKNSGSN; this is encoded by the coding sequence ATGAAAAGAATGTTAATCAATGCAACTCACCCAGAAGAGTTGCGCGTCGCCTTAGTTGACGGCCAGCGTCTGTTTGACCTAGATATCGAATCCAGCTCCCGCGAGCAGAAAAAAGCTAACATCTACAAAGGGCGCATTACCCGTGTAGAGCCAAGCTTGGAAGCCGCATTTGTTGATTTCGGCGCCGATCGCCACGGATTCCTTCCTCTAAAAGAAATTTCCAGAGATTACTTCAAAAAGTCACCGGGCCAGATCGAAGGCAAAGTGAACATCAAGGAAGTTGTTTCCGAAGGTCAGGAAGTTATTGTTCAGGTCGACAAGGAAGAGCGCGGCAACAAAGGCGCCGCACTCACAACGTTTGTGTCCCTTGCTGGTCGCTACCTTGTCCTAATGCCCAATAACCCCCGTGCAGGTGGTATCTCGCGCCGCATAGAGGGCGAAGAGCGGGCGCAACTGAAAGAAGCCATGAACAGCGTACAGGTGCCCAAGCCCATGGGCATTATCGTGCGTACGGCCGGTATTGGCCGCACCACTGAAGAGCTTCAGTGGGATCTCGACTACCTGGTGCAGTTCTGGGAAGCCATTACCCAGGCCGCCGGCGAGCGCAAGGCTCCTTTCCTTATCCATCAGGAAAGCAACGTTATCATTCGTGCTGTTCGCGACTACCTGCGCCAGGATATCGGCGAGGTACTGATCGACTCAGAGAGCGTTTACGAGGACGTACTTAACTTCGTTCGCGCTGTAATGCCAACGTTTGAAAACAAGATCAAGCTGTACAAGGACGAAATCCCCCTGTTCAGCCGATACCAAATTGAAGGCCAGATCGAGACCGCGTTCCAGCGTGAAGTAAAGCTCCCCTCTGGCGGCTCTATTGTTATCGACCCCACCGAGGCGCTGGTGTCTATCGACATCAACTCATCCCGCGCCACCAAGGGCCACGATATTGAAGAAACCGCATTCCAGACCAACTTGGAAGCGGCAGAAGAAATTGCACGCCAGCTTCGCCTGCGAGACATGGGCGGCCTGATCGTGATCGATTTTATCGACATGACACCGGCCAGGCACCAGCGTGAAGTAGAGCAAAAGATGCGCGAAGCGCTGGAAATCGACCGGGCTCGGGTTCAGGTAGGCAAAATCTCGCGGTTTGGCCTGCTGGAAATGTCTCGTCAACGGCTACGCCCTTCCCTGGGTGAAACTCGTAGCGAAGTTTGCCCACGCTGTGAAGGCCAGGGAACCATTCGTGGTATCGAATCTCTGGCGCTGAGCATCATGCGCCTGATCTACGAAGAGTCGTCCAAAGAAAAGACCGACGAAGTTCGGGCTATCGTGCCCGTATCCGTGGCCACATTCCTGCTGAACGAAAAGCGCAAGCAGCTGGCCGATATCGAAGCCAACCAAGAAGTGAATATTGTTGTCGTGCCTGTTCCCCATATGGAAACACCGCACTTCGAAATCCTGCGCATGCGTGATGACGAAACCACGCCCGAGCACATCTCGAGCAATCAGGTCGCGCAGGAATACAGCGAGCGCGAAGAAGAAGTGCTTGAAGTGCCAGCCGCTGAAAAGCCAGTTCGCGAGCAGGCAGCCGTAAAAGCTGTACGCACAAGCGCACCGACTCCAACCCCTAAAGTTGCAGAAGCCCCAGAAGCTGCAGATCATGACGACGGCTTGATGCGTCGGATTGGTCGCAAGATTGCGGTATTCTTTAGTGGCGAAGAAGACCAGCAAACCGAAACCCGCGACAACGCAAAGGCAACCGCTAGCCGCGAAGATCAGCGGAATCAGGTGCGCCAAGATCGTCGTAAATCCCGCGTTGCGCAGGACGGTCAAAGCTCCGGCAACACTAATAACCGGAACGGTAACGAGCGCCGCCCAAGTAACAGCCCGCAAAACCGCAACGACGATAGCCGTTCGCGGGGCCGCAATCGCAATGACGATCAAAATCGCCCCAACCAGAACCGTCAGGCTGCAAGCAAAGCCTCTGACAACAAAGCTTCTGAAAGCAAAGGCCCTGAGAGCAAAGTCGCAGACAACCGCGGCGGCGATGGCCGTCGGGATGCTCGCAAAGATGGCCAGACTCGCGGCCAGGGTCGTAACCGGCCACAGCGTGATGCCAAGAGCAATGGCGATCAGAAAGACACTACCCAGGCTCCGCAGGAAGCCCCGAAAGCGGCAACCACCGACAAGCAGAGCGCCGACAAGCAAAGCACTGATAAGCAAAGCACTGATAAGCAAAGCACTGACGATAGTCGTCGCAAGCCGCGTCGTCCTCGCAACCGCGACGGTTCATCTTCCGAAACTCCCGCTTCCACGCCAGCAGCTCGTAAGAGTGCCCGCAACGAGAAGCACCAAAAGGACACTCAGCCGGAAGCAAGCAGCGACAACACCGACGTAAAAGCAACATCTGCGGCAACCAACAAGAGTGCAGACCAGGCTACGACCAAAGCGCCAGCGGCTCAGCCAAGCGAACAGAAGCAACCAGAGCAGACGGTAGCCCCCGAAGCCAAGGCTGCCCAAAAGCCGGATGCAGCTCCCGAGGTTAAAAAGCCTTCTTCAGCATCAAAGGACAAAGAAGCTTTAGCTCCAAAAGAGAACGAAGCTTTCGCTGATAAGCAGCCAACAGCTGACAAGGCTGAGGCTACTTCGGAGCCAAAGCCGCAAGAGCAAAAAGCTCCCCAGGCTCAGAAGCCCGAAGCCCCGGTTGCAGAAGCGGCAGAGACGCCAGTAGCCAAGCCAAAAGCGGCAGCGCCTGAAGCTATAGCAGAGGCCGACGAGGCAGATAAGAAGCCCTCGGCTACCGACAGTGAAAAGCCGTCTGAAAGCCCGGTGGCAAGCTCAACTGAAGAAGAGAACGAAGCAGCTCCGGTAAAGAAGCAGAGATCGGCACCCGTTAGAAGCCGCAGCAAGGCTCCAGCGGCAGACAAGCCTGCAGAGAAAGCACCTGCTGATAAGCCCGAAGCGGCGCAGGATAATGCTGCTCCCGAGGCTGCAGACTGGCCTGCCGATGAACCGAGTGTTCCGGTAGCGCCTGGCCGTGCCTATAACGACCCCCGCGAAGTGCGCAAGCGCCAACGGGCGGCGGAAGAAGCCAAAAATTCGGGGAGCAACTGA
- the rluC gene encoding 23S rRNA pseudouridine(955/2504/2580) synthase RluC has product MSRKTATGKPAKARVRKPAPRPARGVGTRQANAGQDAVQREAVESAPKGVLQGVLWVTVDEDNHGQRLDNFLLAQLRGVPRSIIYRMVRKGEVRVNKGRVKPDTRITTGDLVRIPPVIRKEKAPQTAPGSRIQGVVEAAVVFENDQMLVVNKPSGIAVHGGSGLSFGLIEVLRSARPEARFLELVHRLDRDTSGLVMIAKKRSALRYLQDELRQRRIRKQYHALVAGDWPDRLGRVDEPLLRYEMANGERRVRVDEAGKASLTTFRCLGRYKGYSLVEASPVTGRTHQIRVHCVCAGHPIAGDDKYMDDVSLKAFRAVGGQRLMLHARALEIALPVTGEAVRFEAPYDDVFGHVLSRLEVRAAGAS; this is encoded by the coding sequence ATGTCCCGCAAAACTGCTACCGGAAAGCCCGCTAAAGCACGGGTTAGAAAACCGGCGCCTCGCCCGGCGCGCGGGGTGGGTACCCGTCAGGCTAATGCTGGGCAAGACGCAGTTCAGCGCGAGGCGGTAGAAAGCGCCCCGAAAGGCGTGTTGCAAGGCGTTCTGTGGGTAACGGTTGATGAGGATAACCATGGGCAGAGGCTGGATAACTTTCTATTGGCGCAGCTTCGTGGTGTGCCCCGAAGCATTATTTACCGCATGGTTCGCAAAGGTGAGGTTCGGGTTAATAAGGGTAGGGTGAAGCCCGACACACGGATAACGACAGGCGACCTAGTGCGCATTCCACCCGTTATCCGCAAGGAAAAGGCGCCTCAGACGGCCCCGGGTAGCCGTATTCAAGGTGTGGTGGAAGCGGCCGTTGTATTTGAAAATGACCAGATGCTAGTCGTTAACAAGCCATCGGGTATTGCGGTACATGGCGGCAGCGGTTTGAGCTTTGGCTTGATTGAGGTGCTGCGTTCGGCTCGCCCGGAAGCACGCTTTCTTGAGTTGGTGCATCGCTTGGACAGAGATACATCCGGGCTGGTCATGATTGCCAAGAAGCGGTCGGCACTGCGTTACCTGCAAGATGAGCTCCGGCAAAGGCGCATTCGTAAGCAGTACCACGCCTTGGTGGCTGGAGACTGGCCAGATAGGCTTGGCCGAGTTGACGAGCCGTTGCTGCGCTATGAAATGGCTAACGGAGAGCGCAGGGTTCGGGTGGATGAGGCAGGCAAGGCTTCGTTGACAACGTTTCGCTGCCTTGGGCGTTATAAAGGTTACAGCTTGGTAGAGGCTTCGCCAGTTACCGGTCGAACCCATCAAATTCGCGTGCACTGTGTTTGTGCCGGTCATCCGATAGCGGGGGATGACAAGTATATGGATGATGTAAGCCTCAAAGCCTTCCGGGCGGTTGGCGGTCAGCGCTTAATGCTGCACGCCAGGGCTCTTGAGATTGCCTTGCCGGTTACCGGGGAGGCGGTTCGGTTTGAGGCTCCTTATGACGATGTATTTGGTCACGTGCTGAGCAGGCTCGAAGTACGTGCAGCAGGAGCAAGTTGA
- a CDS encoding HAD family hydrolase — translation MDVKVVIFDWDGTLVDSVDHIADSLHQAATDLGYPALEREAYRDIIGLGMVEALERLYPGIGHDEMTTMREGYANYFFRKVTTPQTLFEGMADVVTDLQGSGRGCSVATGKNRKGLEPALVSSGLGAHFDITRCADETRSKPDPRMLEEILLFYGIEPSEAVMIGDTRYDLEMAQRIGMPSIGVEWGVHKRDVLGAYAPHAIVNSVPDLRSVLGL, via the coding sequence ATGGACGTCAAAGTTGTTATTTTTGATTGGGATGGAACTCTGGTGGATTCTGTAGACCATATTGCAGACAGCCTGCACCAGGCTGCCACCGACTTAGGATACCCAGCGCTTGAGAGGGAGGCCTATCGTGACATTATTGGTCTGGGAATGGTTGAGGCTCTAGAAAGGCTTTACCCGGGCATCGGTCATGATGAAATGACGACCATGAGGGAGGGCTACGCCAATTATTTCTTCCGTAAAGTAACAACGCCACAGACTCTTTTTGAAGGTATGGCGGATGTTGTGACGGACCTCCAAGGTTCTGGTCGTGGGTGCTCTGTGGCAACCGGTAAAAACCGCAAAGGCCTTGAGCCAGCACTTGTTTCTAGCGGCCTTGGTGCGCATTTTGATATTACCCGCTGCGCTGACGAAACCCGGTCCAAGCCGGATCCGCGTATGCTTGAAGAAATCCTTCTTTTTTACGGAATTGAGCCTTCTGAGGCCGTTATGATCGGCGATACTCGCTATGATCTGGAAATGGCCCAGCGTATTGGCATGCCCTCAATTGGTGTGGAGTGGGGGGTGCACAAGCGTGATGTGCTTGGGGCGTACGCTCCACACGCCATCGTAAATTCTGTGCCGGATCTTCGCAGCGTGCTCGGGTTGTAA
- a CDS encoding S49 family peptidase, with translation MSDWDSDKTPEWGDKPAEHSSGRNQPRVPPESGRDWKLIQKLVMSLQSEQRRSRRWGIFFKLLTFVYLFSLLAIVWSPFGGSFEATTGKHTALVEINGVIAADELASADNIAGSLRSAFEQENAVAVILRINSPGGSPVQSGYVYDEIARLREEYPEKKVYAVISDIGASGAYYIAAAADEIYANRASLVGSIGVVAGGFGFTGAMDKLGVERRLYTAGENKAFLDPFSPEQEREVEFWQSVLENTHQQFIEAVKKGRGDRLVDDERLFSGLVWSGEQALELGLIDGLGSTSHVAKQIIGQEDLVDYSQRKGPLLDFVDQLGLSFGQGVASQLVESRLQLR, from the coding sequence ATGAGTGACTGGGATTCCGATAAGACTCCAGAGTGGGGAGACAAGCCTGCAGAGCATAGCTCAGGGCGAAACCAGCCGCGGGTTCCGCCTGAATCGGGCCGCGACTGGAAGCTGATACAAAAACTGGTTATGTCTCTGCAGTCTGAGCAGCGCCGTAGCCGACGCTGGGGGATTTTCTTTAAACTCCTTACATTTGTGTATCTGTTTTCTTTGCTGGCCATTGTGTGGTCGCCATTTGGCGGTAGTTTTGAGGCAACGACCGGCAAGCACACGGCCTTGGTTGAGATAAACGGTGTAATTGCTGCAGATGAGCTAGCCAGTGCGGATAACATTGCCGGCTCCTTGCGCTCTGCGTTCGAGCAGGAGAACGCCGTGGCGGTAATCCTGCGCATTAACAGCCCAGGTGGGAGCCCGGTTCAATCTGGCTATGTTTACGATGAGATTGCGCGCTTAAGGGAAGAGTATCCGGAAAAGAAGGTTTATGCGGTGATCTCCGATATTGGCGCGTCCGGCGCCTACTATATTGCCGCGGCTGCGGATGAAATTTATGCAAATCGCGCCAGCCTTGTGGGGTCTATCGGGGTTGTTGCTGGTGGTTTTGGGTTTACCGGTGCTATGGATAAGTTGGGCGTCGAGCGCCGGCTATACACGGCAGGCGAAAACAAGGCCTTCTTGGACCCGTTCTCGCCCGAGCAGGAGCGGGAGGTCGAATTCTGGCAAAGCGTGCTCGAAAATACTCATCAGCAGTTTATAGAGGCCGTAAAGAAAGGTCGTGGTGATCGCCTTGTAGATGATGAGCGTCTATTCAGCGGGCTGGTGTGGAGCGGCGAGCAGGCTCTGGAGTTGGGTCTTATTGATGGACTTGGTAGTACCTCTCATGTTGCCAAGCAGATTATCGGCCAAGAGGATCTGGTTGATTACAGCCAGCGCAAAGGCCCGTTGCTCGATTTTGTTGATCAGCTTGGCCTGTCTTTTGGTCAGGGTGTTGCCAGTCAACTGGTTGAGTCGCGTCTGCAGTTGCGGTAG
- a CDS encoding Maf family protein, whose protein sequence is MLQTRLLLASSSPYRRELLTRLGLPFTCASPDIDESPALGESPEALAVRLAETKAQALAATHQGHWIIGSDQVAALSDGTLLSKPGTYSKACQQLERSSGQSVSFLTGLALLDAYSGKLQSCCEHFTVHFRELTAREIEAYLHKEEPYNCAGSFKMEGLGITLFRELQGRDPNSLIGLPLIALNNMLIAWGRNPLLEP, encoded by the coding sequence ATGCTCCAAACACGCCTGCTATTGGCTTCATCATCTCCGTATCGCCGGGAGCTTCTGACGAGGCTTGGGCTGCCATTCACCTGCGCCAGCCCGGACATTGATGAATCGCCCGCCCTAGGAGAGTCTCCAGAGGCTCTGGCCGTGCGCTTGGCGGAAACCAAAGCCCAAGCTCTAGCAGCTACTCACCAGGGGCATTGGATTATTGGCTCCGATCAAGTGGCCGCGTTATCTGATGGCACTCTGCTGAGTAAGCCTGGAACTTACTCGAAAGCTTGCCAACAACTGGAACGAAGCAGCGGCCAGAGCGTTAGCTTTCTGACCGGACTCGCTCTCCTTGATGCCTATTCGGGAAAACTGCAATCCTGCTGCGAGCACTTTACCGTTCACTTCCGGGAGCTCACGGCCCGCGAAATCGAGGCCTACCTTCACAAAGAAGAACCCTATAACTGCGCCGGCAGCTTCAAAATGGAAGGCCTAGGCATCACGCTGTTTCGAGAGCTGCAGGGCCGAGACCCGAACAGCCTCATCGGCCTACCCCTAATCGCTCTCAACAACATGCTGATAGCCTGGGGCAGAAACCCTCTCTTAGAACCTTAA
- a CDS encoding YceD family protein: MSYASSVELPKIVDPYKLAERISVLEGEIPLSALSRFREAVLGFDDDAACRVKLSFYMDGQRRRIVSGELEAPVNLECQRCMGSMRSVLVSQFTLGLVTSDEQAQQLPKDLEPFQTDDFSADLWSMAEDELLLVLAPYPLHDRGECPASEVLEAYEPDGSSAEPEKKSGDNPFSVLAGLKNTKH; the protein is encoded by the coding sequence ATGTCATATGCGTCTAGTGTTGAGTTACCGAAAATAGTCGACCCCTACAAGTTGGCGGAGCGCATCAGTGTGCTGGAGGGAGAAATTCCTCTTAGTGCTTTGTCTCGTTTTCGTGAAGCTGTTTTGGGATTTGATGATGACGCTGCATGCCGCGTAAAGCTGTCCTTTTATATGGACGGCCAGCGTCGCCGCATCGTCTCTGGCGAGTTGGAGGCTCCGGTAAATTTGGAGTGTCAGCGTTGCATGGGATCTATGAGGTCTGTGCTGGTTTCTCAGTTCACACTGGGACTAGTGACCAGCGACGAACAGGCGCAGCAGTTGCCAAAAGATCTTGAACCGTTTCAGACCGATGATTTTAGTGCGGATCTCTGGTCGATGGCGGAGGACGAGTTGCTGTTGGTTTTGGCTCCGTATCCGCTTCACGATCGGGGCGAATGCCCGGCTAGTGAAGTTCTGGAAGCCTATGAGCCAGACGGTTCTTCTGCAGAGCCGGAAAAGAAATCAGGCGATAACCCGTTCAGCGTGCTGGCGGGGCTCAAGAACACAAAGCATTAA
- the rpmF gene encoding 50S ribosomal protein L32, translating into MAVQKNRKTRSKRGMRRAHDALSPAALSTDSTTGEIHRRHHVSPDGFYRGKQVIESSDE; encoded by the coding sequence ATGGCTGTACAGAAGAACCGTAAGACCCGTTCCAAGCGTGGCATGCGCCGTGCCCACGATGCTTTGAGCCCTGCAGCTCTGAGCACGGATTCAACCACTGGCGAAATTCATCGTCGCCATCACGTGTCTCCGGACGGGTTCTATCGTGGCAAGCAGGTTATTGAATCCAGCGACGAGTAA
- the plsX gene encoding phosphate acyltransferase PlsX, with product MKPITIAIDAMSGDRGPAVVVAAALVAVRENKALSFILVGIRSELEAFLCDGHPRIHIAEAADVVRMNERPSHALRHKKNSSMAIALALVRDGEAQGCVSAGNTGALMAFGRSIIRMYPGIERPAITKLIPSLRGRCHVLDLGANVDSSAENLYQYALMGSLMASAICEQGEPRVALLNVGEEEIKGNEQVRLASHMLAQCDSINYIGYVEGSDLFRDVADVVVCDGFVGNIALKTGEGVAGLLIELMEQAFSRTLYGRFVGLLARPIIGRLLRLVDPSRHNGASLLGLQGVVIKSHGNANERAMLAAIRQAVLEVELEVPQRINERLDDLML from the coding sequence GTGAAACCGATCACCATAGCGATTGACGCCATGAGTGGCGATCGGGGCCCGGCAGTGGTGGTTGCCGCAGCCCTGGTAGCGGTGCGTGAAAACAAAGCCTTGAGCTTCATTCTGGTGGGAATCCGGAGTGAGCTTGAGGCTTTTTTGTGTGATGGGCATCCGCGAATACACATTGCGGAGGCTGCAGATGTTGTCCGCATGAATGAACGCCCCTCTCATGCGCTGCGTCACAAGAAAAACTCCTCGATGGCTATCGCTCTGGCGCTGGTGCGTGACGGCGAAGCTCAGGGGTGTGTCAGCGCGGGTAATACCGGCGCTTTGATGGCGTTTGGTCGCTCCATTATCCGTATGTACCCGGGTATAGAGCGCCCCGCAATTACCAAGCTGATTCCTTCCCTTCGCGGGCGGTGCCATGTTCTGGATCTTGGTGCCAACGTAGACTCCAGCGCGGAAAATCTTTATCAGTATGCCCTGATGGGCTCGCTCATGGCCTCGGCTATCTGTGAGCAAGGCGAGCCGCGGGTTGCTCTGCTGAATGTCGGCGAGGAAGAGATAAAAGGCAACGAGCAGGTTCGCTTAGCTTCCCATATGCTCGCCCAGTGCGATTCTATTAACTACATAGGTTATGTGGAAGGCAGCGATCTCTTTCGGGACGTGGCCGATGTAGTGGTGTGCGATGGCTTTGTAGGTAACATTGCGCTAAAAACCGGCGAAGGTGTGGCCGGACTGCTGATAGAACTAATGGAGCAGGCGTTCTCTCGCACGCTTTATGGTCGCTTTGTGGGCCTTCTTGCCCGCCCTATTATCGGGCGACTTCTTCGCTTGGTGGATCCGTCTCGTCATAATGGTGCCAGCCTTCTTGGTCTCCAGGGAGTGGTCATAAAAAGCCACGGTAACGCCAATGAGCGCGCGATGCTGGCAGCTATTCGTCAGGCTGTCCTTGAGGTTGAACTGGAAGTGCCGCAGCGCATCAACGAACGTCTTGATGATCTGATGCTTTGA